One Williamsia phyllosphaerae DNA segment encodes these proteins:
- a CDS encoding alpha/beta fold hydrolase codes for MVARRTVSAVVLVLPGGTDSSYEKSSWRSPSALRMYPFTWSIAAAFGGRVAVRQVRYRVYGWNGGQASPMPYAWAALEESAARHPGVPIHVIGHSMGGRVAAHLAADPRVHGVLALAPWWQYADWRRIHPGVRVVAMHGTADTRTYPHRTAKGIDELAAAGFDATFVPVPDGGHAMLDHIGWWQRAAIDFVRTAIAQ; via the coding sequence ATGGTTGCCCGCCGCACGGTGTCCGCCGTGGTGTTGGTGCTCCCCGGCGGTACCGATTCGAGTTACGAGAAGAGTTCGTGGCGCTCGCCGTCGGCGCTGCGGATGTACCCGTTCACGTGGTCGATCGCCGCCGCGTTCGGTGGTCGCGTCGCCGTCCGCCAGGTGCGCTACCGCGTCTACGGATGGAACGGGGGCCAGGCCAGTCCGATGCCGTACGCGTGGGCCGCACTCGAGGAATCCGCGGCTCGGCATCCGGGTGTGCCGATCCATGTGATCGGTCATTCCATGGGTGGTCGGGTCGCGGCGCATCTCGCGGCCGATCCCCGTGTGCACGGGGTGTTGGCGCTGGCGCCGTGGTGGCAGTACGCCGACTGGCGACGCATCCATCCCGGTGTGCGGGTCGTGGCGATGCACGGCACCGCCGACACCCGCACGTACCCGCATCGCACCGCGAAGGGGATCGATGAGCTCGCGGCCGCGGGCTTCGACGCGACGTTCGTACCCGTCCCGGACGGCGGGCACGCGATGCTCGACCACATCGGTTGGTGGCAGCGCGCGGCCATCGACTTCGTGCGTACCGCGATCGCCCAGTGA
- the pgm gene encoding phosphoglucomutase (alpha-D-glucose-1,6-bisphosphate-dependent) → MAHERAGTPALPEDLVDIGALEDAYYTTVPDPEDPLQQVVFGTSGHRGSSLDAAFTESHIVATTAAIIEYRRGAGIGGPLFIGFDTHALSRPAWRTAIEVLVGAGIEVCIDELSRHTPTPAVSHAILVHNRAGGPEADGIVVTPSHNPPRDGGFKYNPPNGGPADSSITTGIADRANELLRGGLTSIPRVPFERAIHSDLVVKYPFSTTYVDSLSTVVDMTAIREAGIRIGADPLGGASVGYWAEIGFMYNLANLTVVNPTVDPQFGFMTLDTDGKIRMDCSSPNAMASLIAVRDSYDIATGNDADADRHGIVTPDGGLMNPNHFLAVAIDYLFTHRPGWNASAAVGKTLVSSSMIDRVVANIGRRMVEVPVGFKWFVPGLLSGDIAFGGEESAGASFLQTDGGVWSTDKDGIIMALLASEILAVTGKSPSQRYAELTEQFGDPAYARIDAPASRAQKALLGRLSASQVSATSLAGEPITAILTEAPGNGAAIGGLKVVTENAWFAARPSGTEDLYKIYAESFNGPDHLTQVQEEAQALVDGVLS, encoded by the coding sequence ATGGCGCACGAGCGGGCCGGCACTCCGGCACTTCCAGAGGACCTCGTCGACATCGGGGCGCTCGAAGACGCCTACTACACGACGGTCCCGGACCCGGAAGATCCGTTGCAGCAGGTCGTGTTCGGCACCTCGGGTCATCGTGGTTCGAGCCTCGACGCCGCGTTCACCGAATCGCACATCGTGGCGACGACCGCCGCGATCATCGAGTACCGACGGGGCGCAGGCATCGGCGGCCCGCTGTTCATCGGCTTCGACACCCACGCATTGTCGCGACCGGCGTGGCGGACCGCGATCGAGGTGCTCGTCGGTGCGGGCATCGAGGTCTGCATCGACGAGTTGAGCAGGCACACACCGACTCCCGCGGTCAGTCACGCGATCCTGGTGCACAACCGTGCGGGGGGACCGGAGGCCGACGGCATCGTCGTCACACCCTCACACAACCCACCCCGCGACGGTGGCTTCAAGTACAACCCGCCCAACGGTGGGCCCGCCGACTCGTCGATCACCACCGGAATCGCCGATCGCGCAAACGAACTGCTGCGCGGGGGGCTGACCTCGATCCCGCGGGTACCGTTCGAACGCGCGATCCATTCCGATCTCGTCGTCAAATATCCTTTCAGCACAACCTATGTCGACAGTCTCTCCACCGTCGTCGACATGACCGCCATCCGCGAGGCGGGCATCCGCATCGGCGCCGACCCGCTCGGCGGGGCCTCGGTGGGGTACTGGGCCGAGATCGGCTTCATGTACAACCTCGCGAACCTGACGGTCGTGAACCCGACCGTCGACCCGCAGTTCGGGTTCATGACCCTCGACACCGACGGCAAGATCCGGATGGACTGCTCGTCGCCCAACGCGATGGCGTCGCTGATCGCCGTCCGCGACAGTTACGACATCGCCACCGGCAACGACGCCGACGCCGACCGGCACGGGATCGTCACCCCCGACGGCGGGCTGATGAACCCGAACCACTTCCTGGCCGTCGCGATCGACTACCTGTTCACCCACCGGCCCGGCTGGAACGCCTCCGCCGCGGTCGGCAAGACCCTGGTGAGCTCGTCGATGATCGACCGCGTGGTGGCGAACATCGGCCGTCGGATGGTCGAGGTGCCGGTCGGCTTCAAGTGGTTTGTCCCCGGTCTGCTCAGCGGCGACATCGCCTTCGGTGGCGAGGAGAGTGCCGGCGCGTCGTTCCTGCAGACCGACGGAGGCGTCTGGTCCACCGACAAGGACGGGATCATCATGGCACTGCTGGCGTCGGAGATCCTGGCCGTGACGGGCAAGTCCCCGTCGCAGCGCTACGCCGAACTCACCGAGCAGTTCGGTGACCCCGCCTATGCGCGGATCGACGCCCCGGCGAGTCGGGCGCAGAAGGCGCTGCTCGGCAGGCTGTCTGCGTCGCAGGTGTCGGCGACGTCGCTGGCGGGGGAGCCGATCACGGCGATCCTGACCGAGGCGCCGGGCAACGGTGCCGCGATCGGTGGACTCAAGGTCGTCACCGAGAACGCCTGGTTCGCCGCCCGCCCGTCGGGAACCGAGGACCTGTACAAGATCTACGCCGAATCCTTCAACGGCCCAGACCATCTCACGCAGGTCCAGGAAGAGGCTCAGGCGCTCGTCGACGGCGTCCTGAGCTGA
- a CDS encoding DsbA family protein → MAEKKSSTRQRAKYQPQKTSSTTTYLLAAVAVVVIAAVVVGGVIWNNQRNKGEADPNVLAQNASLIIGRADAPHTIDVFEDFQCPVCKEFEAQSGQAMIDAAAAGTLRVRYHFLTFLNRNSGSGDYSSRAAGAALCVAEGGNQDTFLKFHSKLYVEQPPEGGDDPDNAALAQKAAAVGATPAAQQCITAGTKIQAANEAADQSTTQLSKSLNGQVGTPSVLSGGQPVADLLSGPQWLQTLLSGSADEN, encoded by the coding sequence ATGGCGGAGAAGAAGTCCTCGACTCGACAGCGGGCGAAATATCAGCCGCAGAAGACGTCGAGCACCACCACCTATCTGCTCGCCGCGGTCGCTGTCGTGGTGATCGCTGCCGTCGTGGTGGGTGGGGTGATCTGGAACAACCAACGCAACAAGGGTGAGGCCGACCCGAACGTGTTGGCGCAGAACGCCAGCCTGATCATCGGTCGCGCCGATGCGCCCCACACGATCGACGTGTTCGAGGACTTCCAGTGCCCGGTGTGCAAGGAGTTCGAGGCGCAGTCGGGTCAGGCCATGATCGACGCCGCCGCCGCGGGCACGTTGCGCGTCCGCTACCACTTCCTGACGTTCCTCAACCGCAACTCGGGCTCGGGTGACTACTCGTCGCGCGCGGCCGGTGCAGCGCTGTGTGTCGCCGAGGGCGGCAACCAGGACACGTTCCTGAAGTTCCACAGCAAGCTCTACGTCGAGCAACCGCCCGAGGGCGGGGACGACCCGGACAACGCGGCGCTCGCCCAGAAGGCCGCCGCGGTGGGTGCGACACCGGCCGCCCAGCAGTGCATCACCGCAGGTACGAAGATCCAGGCGGCCAACGAAGCCGCCGACCAGTCCACTACACAGCTGTCGAAGTCACTCAACGGACAGGTCGGGACCCCCAGCGTCCTTAGCGGTGGTCAGCCGGTCGCAGACCTGCTGAGCGGTCCGCAGTGGCTGCAGACGCTGCTGTCGGGCAGCGCGGACGAGAACTGA
- a CDS encoding histone-like nucleoid-structuring protein Lsr2, translated as MAKKQIVQFIDDIDGKVLEEFETVRWSLDGRQYEFDTSPKHAQQFRDSLVKYIEASRSVAGRRGKRALVPAGATRSKEQTQAIRDWANSNGYEVSNRGRIPIEVVDAFEAAH; from the coding sequence ATGGCCAAGAAGCAGATAGTTCAGTTCATCGACGACATCGACGGCAAGGTGCTGGAGGAATTCGAAACTGTCCGCTGGTCGCTCGATGGGCGTCAGTACGAATTCGACACCTCGCCCAAGCACGCACAGCAGTTCCGCGATTCTCTCGTCAAGTACATCGAGGCGTCCCGGTCCGTCGCCGGCCGCCGCGGCAAGCGTGCGCTCGTGCCCGCCGGTGCCACGCGCTCCAAGGAGCAGACGCAGGCGATTCGGGACTGGGCCAACAGCAACGGTTACGAGGTCAGCAACCGCGGCCGGATCCCCATCGAGGTCGTCGACGCCTTCGAGGCCGCCCACTGA